One window of Streptomyces sp. SUK 48 genomic DNA carries:
- a CDS encoding NHL domain-containing thioredoxin family protein — translation MTDSAPPRRPRVRAPELTGKGGWLNTGGRAYTLSDLRGRIVVLDFWTFCCINCLHVLDELRELEHRHPDTVVVIGVHSPKFAHEAEHAAVADAVERYGVAHPVLDDPELATWKQYAVRAWPTLVVVDPEGYVVAQHAGEGHVHAIERLVTELAAEHGAKGTLRRGDGPYVPPEPEPTTLRFPGKALLLPSGNLLVSDTTRHQLVELAADGETVVRRIGQGGRRLVDGPEDRARFQEPQGLALLPDGSVVVADTVHHALRRFDPGTGRTTTLAGTGRQWMQGAATSGPARETDLSSPWDVAWWQGRVWIAMAGVHQLWTYDPEDGTVAVAAGTTNEGLVDGPAAEAWFAQPSGLAATADRLWLADSETSALRWVDPDGAVHTAVGTGLFDFGHRDGAAGQALFQHPLGVTALPDGSVAVADTYNHALRRYDPATGEVTTLATDLREPSDAVLVGEDIVVVESARHRLTRLRLPEEAVRVESVAHRTRRAATEVAPGRLLLDVVFQAPRGQKLDTRYGPSTRLLVSSTPPELLLRGEGAGTGLSRELELDAAVREGVLHISAMAASCDDDGENEYPACHVHQQDWGVPVRLTEGATDRLPLVLAGMDEQESGSQTP, via the coding sequence ATGACCGATTCCGCACCACCCCGGCGCCCCCGCGTCCGTGCTCCCGAGCTGACCGGCAAGGGCGGCTGGCTGAACACGGGCGGCCGTGCGTACACGCTGTCCGACCTGCGCGGCCGCATCGTCGTCCTGGACTTCTGGACCTTCTGCTGCATCAACTGCCTGCATGTCCTGGACGAGCTGCGCGAGCTGGAGCACCGACACCCGGACACGGTGGTGGTGATCGGCGTGCACTCCCCCAAGTTCGCGCACGAGGCGGAACACGCTGCGGTCGCGGACGCGGTGGAGCGGTACGGCGTGGCCCACCCGGTGCTGGACGACCCCGAGCTGGCCACCTGGAAGCAGTACGCGGTGCGCGCCTGGCCGACGCTCGTGGTCGTCGACCCGGAGGGGTATGTCGTCGCCCAGCACGCGGGCGAGGGCCATGTGCACGCCATCGAGCGGCTGGTGACGGAGCTGGCGGCCGAGCACGGGGCGAAGGGCACGCTGCGCCGCGGTGACGGCCCGTACGTACCGCCGGAGCCGGAGCCGACGACCCTGCGCTTCCCGGGCAAGGCGCTGCTGCTCCCGTCCGGGAACCTCCTGGTCAGCGACACCACCCGGCATCAGCTGGTGGAGCTGGCGGCGGACGGGGAGACCGTCGTACGGCGCATCGGCCAGGGCGGCCGGAGGCTCGTCGACGGCCCCGAGGACCGTGCCCGCTTCCAGGAGCCGCAGGGGCTCGCCCTGCTGCCCGACGGCAGCGTGGTGGTGGCGGACACCGTCCATCACGCCCTGCGCCGCTTCGACCCCGGAACGGGCCGCACCACGACCCTCGCGGGCACCGGGCGCCAGTGGATGCAGGGGGCCGCCACCTCGGGACCGGCCCGCGAGACCGACCTCTCCTCGCCCTGGGACGTCGCCTGGTGGCAGGGCCGGGTGTGGATCGCCATGGCGGGCGTCCACCAGCTGTGGACGTACGACCCCGAGGACGGCACGGTCGCGGTCGCCGCCGGGACGACCAACGAGGGACTGGTCGACGGCCCCGCCGCCGAGGCGTGGTTCGCCCAGCCCTCCGGGCTCGCGGCCACCGCCGACCGGCTGTGGCTCGCCGACTCCGAGACCAGCGCCCTGCGCTGGGTGGACCCGGACGGGGCGGTGCACACCGCGGTCGGCACCGGCCTGTTCGACTTCGGGCACCGGGACGGCGCGGCCGGACAGGCGTTGTTCCAGCACCCGTTGGGCGTCACCGCGCTGCCGGACGGCTCGGTCGCGGTCGCCGACACCTACAACCACGCCCTGCGCCGCTACGACCCGGCGACCGGCGAGGTGACCACCCTCGCCACGGATCTGCGCGAGCCCAGCGACGCGGTGCTCGTCGGCGAGGACATCGTGGTGGTGGAGTCGGCCCGGCACCGGCTGACCCGGCTGCGGCTGCCGGAGGAGGCGGTGCGTGTGGAGTCGGTGGCCCACCGCACCCGGCGCGCGGCGACCGAGGTCGCTCCCGGCCGGCTGCTGCTCGACGTCGTCTTCCAGGCCCCGCGGGGCCAGAAGCTGGACACCCGCTACGGCCCCTCCACCCGCCTGCTGGTCTCCTCGACCCCGCCCGAGCTGCTGCTCCGGGGCGAGGGAGCGGGCACCGGCCTGAGCCGGGAACTGGAGCTCGACGCGGCCGTCCGGGAAGGGGTGTTGCACATATCCGCGATGGCCGCGTCCTGCGACGACGACGGGGAGAACGAGTACCCGGCCTGCCATGTGCACCAGCAGGACTGGGGTGTCCCGGTCCGCCTCACCGAGGGTGCGACGGACCGTCTGCCGCTCGTCCTCGCGGGGATGGACGAGCAGGAGAGCGGGTCTCAGACGCCGTAG
- a CDS encoding LURP-one-related family protein, producing the protein MRFLVRDRLLGIGEDYWIEDEHGRKVFLVDGKAMRLRDTFELKDAQGRVLIDIHQKMFALRDTMVIERDGEGLATIKRKRLSLLRNHYRVALADGSELDVSGKILDREFVVEYDGEVLAVISRRWLHLRETYGVDVVREDADPALIIAVAVCVIHLADKEREDD; encoded by the coding sequence ATGAGATTCCTGGTACGCGACCGGCTGCTCGGCATCGGCGAAGACTATTGGATCGAGGACGAGCACGGCCGCAAGGTCTTCCTCGTCGACGGCAAGGCCATGCGGCTGCGGGACACCTTCGAGCTGAAGGACGCCCAGGGCCGGGTCCTGATCGACATCCACCAGAAGATGTTCGCCCTGCGCGACACGATGGTGATCGAACGGGACGGCGAGGGCCTCGCCACCATCAAGCGCAAGCGGCTGTCGCTGCTGCGCAACCACTACCGCGTCGCGCTGGCCGACGGCTCCGAACTGGACGTCAGCGGCAAGATCCTCGACCGCGAGTTCGTCGTCGAGTACGACGGCGAGGTGCTGGCCGTGATCTCCCGCCGCTGGCTGCACCTGCGGGAGACCTACGGCGTGGACGTCGTGCGCGAGGACGCGGACCCGGCGCTCATCATCGCGGTCGCGGTGTGCGTGATCCACCTCGCGGACAAGGAGCGGGAGGACGACTGA
- a CDS encoding carbon-nitrogen family hydrolase: MRASLIQIGVDEGETPASRRKRAAALVRAQAGADLVVLPELWTTGAFAYEDFGREAEPLRGPTYEAMAEAAADAGVWLHAGSIPERAASADGSGPDDGTLYNTSLVLSPSGELAAAYRKIHRFGFDQGEAVLMGAGREPVTVPLPGTTLGLGTCYDLRFPELFRALVDAGAELLVLPAGWPERRRAHWTLLARARAVENQAFVLACGTAGTHAGVPQAGHSIVVDPWGEVLAEAGAGEEVLTVDLDPAKVAETREQFPALKDRVLGLAPPRR; this comes from the coding sequence GTGCGCGCCTCTCTGATCCAGATCGGCGTCGACGAGGGCGAAACGCCCGCCTCGCGCAGAAAGCGCGCGGCCGCGCTGGTCCGGGCCCAGGCCGGGGCCGATCTGGTGGTGCTGCCCGAGCTGTGGACCACCGGCGCCTTCGCCTACGAGGACTTCGGCCGCGAGGCCGAGCCGCTGCGCGGGCCGACGTACGAGGCGATGGCCGAGGCCGCGGCCGACGCGGGTGTCTGGCTGCACGCCGGGTCGATCCCCGAGCGCGCGGCGTCCGCCGACGGCTCCGGGCCGGACGACGGGACCCTCTACAACACCTCCCTCGTCCTCTCCCCCTCCGGCGAACTGGCCGCCGCCTACCGCAAGATCCACCGCTTCGGCTTCGACCAGGGCGAGGCCGTGCTGATGGGCGCGGGCCGGGAGCCGGTGACGGTCCCGCTGCCCGGCACCACGCTCGGCCTCGGCACCTGCTACGACCTGCGCTTCCCCGAACTCTTCCGCGCGCTGGTCGACGCCGGCGCCGAGCTGCTGGTGCTCCCGGCGGGCTGGCCCGAGCGGCGACGCGCGCACTGGACGCTGCTGGCCCGGGCACGGGCGGTGGAGAACCAGGCGTTCGTGCTCGCCTGCGGAACGGCCGGGACGCACGCGGGAGTTCCGCAGGCGGGTCACTCGATCGTGGTGGACCCCTGGGGCGAGGTGCTGGCCGAGGCCGGCGCCGGCGAGGAGGTCCTCACCGTCGACCTCGACCCGGCGAAGGTGGCGGAGACGCGCGAGCAGTTCCCCGCGCTGAAGGACCGCGTCCTCGGGCTGGCGCCGCCCCGGCGTTAG